From Deltaproteobacteria bacterium:
AGAATACGGATATAATCATCGGCGTAAAGGACGGCGAAAGCGGCCTCATCGGCTTTGCGCGCGTGCTTACGGATTACGTGTACAGGGCGACAATATACGATGTCATCGTTGAGAAAAGCTACAGGGGTAAAAACATCGGCAAGCTCATCGTGGATGAGATAATCGGTCACGAAAAACTAAAGAACCTCGAAAGCCTCGACCTCTTTTGCAAGCCCGAGATGTTCGAGTTCTACGAAAAGTGGGGGTTTACCACCGACATAGGCAAGCTAACCCTCATGCGCCGCAAAAGAGGAACATAAATTTCGCCGGTTAAGGTGCGCATCTTATGTGTCTGGCGGTATATGTAACCACGACAAACAGCAGTATAGAGAAAAAACAGCTGGCGCAAATTTCGGGCTTGTCTGTATGCAACATCTCGGATCAACTTCATTTTGTAACTGGTTGGTGTGCCTGTTCTTTGCTGAAAAAAGGGTCTTCGTGGAGCAACCCGACATGGGAACTCCAACCGGAAATACTGCCAGGCCTGGCAGCGTCCGTAAAATTATTGTACGACAAATCCCACGAGTTCACGTTTCAGGCAGTCTGGCTTGACAAGAAAACCACGTTAATCGAACAACGCAGCACGATAGAAGAATTGTTAAACGACATAGAAAAGAACGCAATCAAAAGAAACTATACATATATTGTCAGCCGCAAAACCAAGAAGCGCAGGGAGTGTAGAATCCGCCGATAAAGCCGCAGGATTCCCGCCGGAGTTTACCCCGTACTCAATACGGGGCGGGAATAACGGTTTTTAGATGCGGTGGCAGGCGTCATGCCTGCCGTAAAATCGCCGCCAAGCCCCCAACCCACACAAACCTGCAAGTTTAACCGTCAGGCGAGGCGCACGAAATTTTTGACCGCAGGCGTATATGGAATATACGTCGAGGATCGAAAATTTCCGTGCAACGAAGCATCACGGCAAAATCGCAGGTTTCCATTCCGAATCGCAGGCTTCCTTAAAACGACACTCCCACCCCTATGCCATACACGGTATTCCGGTGGTGCGACCCTGGCGAAAACTCGATCATCGGCGCAAGCGTTATCCACGGCACGTGCTTCAATCCGTCTCTGCGCCTGCCGTAAAACGGAGCTTTCTCGCTAAGCACGATATTGGACCTGAGGCGCACGCTCGTACCAGTATTGGACAGCCCGAGCTGCGTCTGAAACAGGCCGCCGAGCCCCAAACCCAGATACCAGGTAAGTTCTTTTTCAATATCATGCCCCTTCCACCCAACAGCATCCTCACCCCACTTACGATACCCGATACCCGCATTTAAAATAACAACTGTCATATTAAAATCAACGCCATTTGCGGACACATCATGTTTTCTGTCAACATGCCGCGTAACCGTAAACGTAAACCCCGACAATTCGGCGGCGCCTTCTAACGCGCTCCCCATAGCATGCGGTCCGGCAAATGACTCGGACGATGTAAAAACAATAACTACGGCAATAGCAAAGAGACCCGCAATCAATCTTCCAAGCAGCGCCATAAACACACCTCCCGATGTATTTTGTCCGGCAAAATAAAAGTTCCTGCGATTGATTGCGCCATTATACCATGCCTGGCTTAGAAGGCAATACCGCCTGCCTTGTTGCCAAAGCAGGCCTTAGATGCTAAACTCTAATAAAAGGAGACTGACCTGCATGGCGAGGGAACTGATATGCATAGACTGCAGCTTTTGCGGTAAACCTCACAGAGAGCTTCGCGGAAAGACGTCTGTTGAGATAATCCTCTGGATACTCTTCATCGTGCCCGGGCTTGCCTATTCGATATGGAGGAGGATGATATCGGGCGGCAGGTTTTGCTCGCGCTGCGGCAGCCCGCGCGTAATATCGCCGGATTCGGAGTTTGGCAGAAAGCTACGCGGGTTGTAGCTCTTTTTTCCCGCACTGTCTAACCAGTGTTTTTTCAACATTTAAAAAACAGCAAGTCTGCCGCCAGACGAAGCGACCGCATCCCACTCTAATATAGAAAAGGAACATCCGTCGGCAGGCATCACGCCTGCCGCACGCCCCATACCCAAAAGCCGCCCCGCAGGGGCAAATATTTTTAAAAGTGGATTCCTGCTTTTGCAGGAATGACAAAGGCAAGACACTGGATTCCAGCCCAAAAGAGAGCGGGAATGACAATCTTTTACATTTGGGTGCAGGGGTCACCCCTGCCCACGGATTCCCTTGTCAAACCCGTATAGTATGTGTTAGAATTGCTGGTTATGATTCAGGTAAGCAACCTATCCAAAGCCTACGGCGCAAAAACACTGTTCGAGGACGTGTCCTTCTCTGTCGGAAGGGGCGAGAGAATCGGCCTCGTCGGCAGAAACGGCGCGGGGAAGTCCACCCTGCTAGAAATACTCATGGGGCTGGAGAGCTACGACTCCGGCACACTGATGATACCCAAGAACTACCGGCTCGGGTACCTTGACCAGCACATACACTTCACCAAGCCCACGCTTCTCGAAGAATGCTGCCAAGTGCTTAGCGCTGACGAGCAGTACGACTACTATAAGGCCGAGAAGATACTCTTTGGCCTGGGCTTTAGCGAATCGGACATGGATAAGGCTCCGGATACATTTTCCGGAGGCTATCAGCTCCGCATAAACCTCACCAAGACGCTCCTTCAGAACCCGGACATGCTTTTACTCGACGAGCCGACGAACTACTTGGACATTGTGAGCCTTAGATGGATGCGCCGCTTCCTAAGGAGCTTTCGCGGCGAGGCAATCATCATCACGCACGACAGAGACTTCATGGACTCTGTCTCGACCCACACAATGGGCATCCGAAGGGGCCGGCTCCTGAAAATCCAGGGGCAGACCGAGAAGTACTACTCGCAGCTTGCCGTGGACGACGAGGTGCACGAAAAAACGCGCATAAAGCAGGAAAAGAAAATAAAAGAGCTCCAGAGCTTCGTAGACAGATTCAAGGCAAAGGCATCGAAGGCCACTCAGGCGCAATCGAAGATGAAGCAGATAGCAAAGCTGGCAATATTCGACGAGATAGAGCCGGAGTACCAGATGGGCTTTTCCTTCCATTACCTTTCCATGCCGGCCAAGACCTGCATGCAGGTAAAAGACCTCGCCTTCTCATATACAGGCAAAGCTGAGGACAATCTCTTTAGCAATATCACATTCGACCTTCAACCGGGCGACAGGCTCGCTGTAATCGGAAAGAACGGTAAAGGTAAAACCACTCTTCTAAACGCCCTCTCCGGCGAGACGAACCCCACGCACGGCTTCGTCAGGACGCATCCGTCCGTTGCCATAGGCTACTACCAGCAGACGAACAGAAAGGACTTAAACCCCGACAACACCGTTGCCGAGGAAATCGCCGAGGCAAACCCGGAGCTCATGACCGCGAACGTAAGGGCGATATGCGGGGCCATGATGTTTTCTGGCGACCAGGCCGATAAGAAAATCTCGGTACTCTCAGGAGGCGAGCAGAGCAGGGTGCTTCTTGGGAAAATTCTCGCGCACCCGACGAACCTTCTTATGCTAGACGAGCCCTCTAACCACCTGGACATGGACTCAATCGAGATAATGATAGAAGAGATAAAGGATTTTGCCGGCGCTGTCATCCTCGTCACGCACAACGAGGAGATGCTAAGAGAGCTTGCCAACAAGCTCATCATCTTCCACAAGGGCACGGCGGAGTTCTACCCCGGCACGTACGAGGAGTTCCTCGACTCCATAGGCTGGGAAGAGGAAATGGATCTAGCGAAGGCTGGCAAGAAGGCGGCAAAGAAGACGCAAAAGGAAAGCAGCCCGGAAGCGGACAAGGAAAAAGAAAAGAAACTCAAGGCCGTTAAAAAAGAATATACGGCCCTTGAAGAAGAAATAATAAAGAACGAAGAAACACTGCGGGAGAAAAACGAAGAGGCGCTGAAACTGACGACCCTTGGCGGAAGCGCCCTACGCATAAACGAAGTATATAAGGAAATCGCCTCTCTGCAATCGGAACTCGAAAAGCAGAACAAGCGCCTTGAAACGCTTCTTTCTCAGATGGAAGGCGCGTAAAATATCTTTACCTTGCCCCGGCCTTTTTTGCTATAATAACTCAACCACATGATAAAAGAACTTAAAAAACTGCTGGCCTTTTTTTCGCCCTCGCGCGTGGCGTCCCTGTTAAACAGCCGCCACACGCACGACAAACCGCTTACCGAGGAGGACTACAAGCGCATAATCCGCGAGCAGACCTTTGGCATAGACACGACAAACGAGCTCGGGCGGCGAAAGGCCTACATCAAGTGCATCGACTACGCCAAGAAAAGCACCCTTGACATACTCGACATAAACCCGTTCATCGCAGCTGCTGCCGAAGAATTCAAGCAAACGCGCGTAATGACCGGGGCCATGGAGGAAAACATCGAGCCAACCGGCAAGGAACGCATCTACCTTACGCATTCTAACGAGTACGGCCCGGAGTTCGTCGGCAATAAAGAAGGCCTTCTCTACATGGCCCGGGTGTTTCTAAACCTCTCGAGGTCCAAGATGGAAGGCGAGCATGTGCACCTCTACGACAACGAAGCCCCTCTCTCGGAAGGTTCCTATCCGTTCACCGTCTACTACGAGGACAACAAGTGGTTCGACGAATACGCCGAAGATGAGGACGGGGAAGACGGCCTTTCCGGCCCAGAGCCGAGGCAGCGCGGCATCCGCGCAGAAGACATAGCCGCCTTTATGCTGCTCGACGAAGCGCCGCCGACGATGCTCGTTACAGCAAATAAAATATACAAGGTCTCGGCGTGCAAGGAAGTGACCGATGAGAACATAAAGGTCATTGCCGGAGCCGGCGAGGCGGAGCGGGCCTTTGCAGTCACCTTCGTGCAGGACGACGGAAAGAGCGGAAAAATACTGCTCGGCGCAAACGACGACGGCGTTGTGTTTTTCAGAAAAAAAGACCTCGAACAGATATCGTAACTCCGCAAAATGACAAAACACGCCGCAAATCCGATTGGCACAGCAAACCTTAAAATGGCCTTTGGCGTAGAGCCCTCGAACAGGCTCTTCAGGCTGCGCCTTGCGCGCTATAAATCGCTTGCCGAAACGGTTGCCTCGTACGTAAACGAACATCCCGGAGCCCTGAGACTACTGGATATAGGGCTCGGAAGCGGCCGCTCCTTAAGATTTATCGAGGGCGAAGGCGCGGACAAAAATATCGACTTTAGCGGCCTTGACCTCGACCCGGACAGGCTCTCGACGGTTTACTCGCCGAAAAGATGGACTCTCTACAAGGGGGACATCGAAAAAGGCGCGCCGTTTAAGGACTCGGAGTTCGACATCGTGATATGCGAGCAGGTGCTAGAGCACCTTGTCGACCCGGCAGCCGCGCTAAGAGAGATATCGCGCGTACTCAAAAAAGGCGGGCTCGCGATAATCGGCGTGCCGACATTCCCGCCTCCGATAACATATGTAAGGCGCCTCTACGTTGCGCTCACAACGGCGCTACTTAACAAGAAACACTCCCACGTGCAGACCTTTAGCTCGTTTTCCATCTTAAGGCTCTTGAAGGACAACGGAAGTTTTTCGGTGCTCTCGTGCCACGGGGTGCGCGTAATATCGGGCGGGATACTCTCGAAGCTTGAGGACTTTGAGGGCTGGTACAGGTTCAACAGAAGGCTCGGGGCCGCACTGCCCGTTATCTGCACAGAGGTGCAGATAACGGCGATAAGGAAATAACGCGGTTAATCGCCGACTATTTCCTTTGGCACGCCGTAGTACCTTGCGTCCCTTTTCAAATCCTTTAACTCTTCCTCTACGTCCCTTATTCTTTTTTCGATATCAGGGATGTCCTTTTTAAATGCCTCGTACGCCTTTATTTCATTATCCTCGTACGTCTGACCAAAACGGCGGCCCCTCTCGAAGACCTCTATATACTGTTTCTTGCCGGAGAGTTCGTCTTTTGAGTTCCTCAACCGCTCATTTTTCCCGTCAAACAAGGTCTTCCACTCGTATGCGGTTTTATCTCCGTAGGTTTCGACCCCTGGCTGCGACGAAGCAGTCGCAGGCGGGGTGTACGACGGCTTGAAGGCCGGCGGGGGCGGGGCAGACGGCTTGGACTCTACGTGCGTTGCCTTTTCCTTGAACGCCTCCGGAACCTCGTCCTTATTGGTCGTTACGTGAAGCTTACCGTCCTTATCGGTCCAGTAATACAGGTCCGCGGCTGCGTACCCGGCCCCTGCAAAAACAAAAAAAACGCAAAAAGCAAATACGGCAAAAATCCTTCCTGTGCCGGTCATAAAACCGCCCTTTCTATCTCCATGCCTCAAACGGCACGCCGTAGTATTTAGCATCGCGCTCGATCTTGGATATCTCCTTATCGAGCTCCTCCAAACGCTTCTCGATTCTTTCCACATCTTTTTTGAAAACATCGTATGCGGCTATTTCCTCGTCCGTATAAAGCCGGCCTTCCTTGACGGTCTTTATATCGATACTGCGCATATGCTCTGGCGGGGCTACAAGCTTACCGGTTCTTATGCTCTCGGAACACATATAGCGCATTACCCATCCGCGCTCATAAACATCGACGTATAATCTTTTGATATTCCACTCGAACTTCAATTCCGCGCGTTCAGCATTTTTTACGGCGAACTTCTTTTTCCACTCCTCGATGGTTTCGCCGCCGTAGAGGGTCTCTCCATTGGACGCAACAAGTTGCGGCTCCTGGTCCTTGATATCCTGCCTCTCGCAAGCGCCGTCGATTGCAAGCGCATCGCAAGCGCCTGATACAAATAACGCCGCGCCAAAGAAAACTGCAATAAGCCGCATTTTACGCTGATACGCGCTCATATTGAAATTATACCCTATCTTGGCGCATTGGTCAAACCCGCTGCCCTTACGGCTTTACCGTCCACTACTACGGCAAAGGCACCGTCAATATCCGTTCTCAGGATTTTTATACCGCGTTTTTTGAGGCTTTCAATCGTTTCCTCGGCAGGAAATGAAAAGGCATTATTATACCCTGCTGATATGGCGGCAAAGCGCGGAGCAACTGCATTCAAAAACACCTCTGAAGACGAGTTCCTGCTTCCGTGGTGAGCGATTTTGAGCACATCGGCCTTTATGTTCTTTTTAAGAAGCGCGGCCTCTGTCTTTGCAGGTATATCGCCTGTGAAAAGAAAGGACACATCATTAACGTTCACCCTGAAGACAAGCGAGGCGCTGTTTACGTCCTTACCCGAATATCCGGGCTCTGGAGAAATAAACTCAAGACGCGTCCCGTTTATGTATACCGGCTCAGAAGCGGCGTTTTTAACGCTTACCGGAACATGTCTTTTGCCAAGCTCGTTTTCCAGCAAAGTATCCAGCCTGCCAGGGCCGCTCCACCAGAACTCTGATGGAGCGAAGTTTTCGGCAATAAACCCCATGCCTCCCATGTGGTCCTGCTGCGGATGCGTGAGCACGAGGTAATCGAGCTTTTTTATGCCCCTTGACCATAGATACGGCGCAACGATCCTCTCCCCGGCGTCAAACCCCGACGATACGTACGCACCGCCCGCGTCTATGAGCATGGTCTTTACTCCGCTCCCTCTATCCTGGAACTCGAGCAGTATGCTCTCGCCCTGGCCAACGTCCAATACGGTCATGGTAAAATCCTTTGGCCATACATAAGCATAGTGCCTGTAAACAACCGCGAATACGAATACAGCGGCAATTGCGGCAAAATAGTACGCGAGCCTTCTTCTGTCAGTTACAAACACAACCGCCGCAAGAAGACAATAATACAAAACAATCTCGACTCCGGACATCCCTGTTACCCGCATATTGGAGTACGGGATGGAGGAGAGAAAATCCGCGAGCCGCACGGACAACGTAAGCAGGATATCTGCGCTGTGAAAGAACACCGCTGCCAACGGGGAATATAGTAATGAAAAGAATACGCCAAGAAGCGAGAGCGGCACCGCAAGCATCCCGGCAAGCGGCACTATAACGAGGTTCGCTGGCACGGATATTGGCGTAAAACTGTGGAACACCGCGGATATAATAGGAAGCGTTGCAATCCACGCTACAATTGAAACAACGCACATGCCCTTTGCGTATAGCACAACGCGGGATTTGAGCGTATAGCCGCTCTCCGCTGCCTTCTCGTACGACGGCCTCATAATGCGCGGCACAAAGACTATGAGCGCAATAACAGCCGCAAAAGAAAGCTGAAATGAAGTGTCCCAGAGCGCTCCGGGAGTAAAAACAAGGATTACGAGCGCCGCAAGGGCCGCTGCAGAGTAAATATCGCGAAAACGCCCTATGCCAGCTGCCACGAGCGCTGCAACAGCCATTATGACCGCCCTTTCGGATGGAACGGAAAACCCGGACACAGCGCCGTAGAAAAGCACAGGGAATATGGAGAGAAGGAGCGCGAGCTTAACGACATTATACTCGAGCATCAGGCGGCGGCTACGCTTAAGCAGCCAGAGAAATATAAAATAAGACGCGGCCGCCACAAGCCCCACATGCAGCCCTGAGATGGAGAGTATGTGCGTTGTTCCCGTGTCCCTGAAGGCACGTTCAACGTCAGAGGGCACACCTGCCCTCTCGCCTATGGTAAGGGCCTTTATGATGCCGGCATTTTCAAGGCCAAGCGTATCTATAAACGCCGCTCTCTTGGTTCTGAAACTATCAAGCGCGGCAAACGGGCTTCGCATGTCCTCTATCTTCCTTAAACCAGGGCCCCGCGTCCACGCCGAGGCGTCTATGCCGTTTCTCCTGCTCCACCATTCGTAATCAAAACCGCCGGGGGTCTTAAAGTTCCTAGGAAGAGTAAGCCTCGAAGAGAAGGCAACGATATCGCCCCTTGAAATACTGCCTGAGTCTCCGTCGTAGGAAAGACTTATCTTTGCCTCTGCGCCCTTCATATCCCCTTGCCCATACCCCATGGAGCGCACGTCTATGACAAAACGCGTCCTGCCGTCTTTTCTTGTTTCGTATTTTTCCGCAATCACGCCTTCGATATCCACAAAGGCCCTGCTTTGGGCAGCTTCTCTTATAAAGGCAATCGAAGCGCCGGTTCTTTCGTTCACAAGCGAAGAGGCAAACAAAAGCCCTAGCGAGAAGAACAAGGCAATAGAGGGATATAGCGGGGTTCTTATTGGCGGAGACAAGGGATTCTTACGAGATAAAAAAGCAAGTGCAACAAAAACAATGAACGCGATTACAAACAGCGCTACGGAAGCTGCAACCGAAAGCCCAAGCCAGGCCTCAAGCGCGAGACCTGTTATAAAAGAAACGGCTATGGGCACCAACGGACGCATAAGCCTCCATACTCACAACACGCAGCGCCGCATCCGAAAATCGGCGCCCTTACGATTCCTTCTTCGAGGTAGCCTCTTTTATGAGCCGCGCGGTTTCCGGAGTTATCCCCGAAAGCGCGGCTATATCATCGATACTTGCAGCCCTTAAGCCG
This genomic window contains:
- a CDS encoding ATP-binding cassette domain-containing protein, whose amino-acid sequence is MIQVSNLSKAYGAKTLFEDVSFSVGRGERIGLVGRNGAGKSTLLEILMGLESYDSGTLMIPKNYRLGYLDQHIHFTKPTLLEECCQVLSADEQYDYYKAEKILFGLGFSESDMDKAPDTFSGGYQLRINLTKTLLQNPDMLLLDEPTNYLDIVSLRWMRRFLRSFRGEAIIITHDRDFMDSVSTHTMGIRRGRLLKIQGQTEKYYSQLAVDDEVHEKTRIKQEKKIKELQSFVDRFKAKASKATQAQSKMKQIAKLAIFDEIEPEYQMGFSFHYLSMPAKTCMQVKDLAFSYTGKAEDNLFSNITFDLQPGDRLAVIGKNGKGKTTLLNALSGETNPTHGFVRTHPSVAIGYYQQTNRKDLNPDNTVAEEIAEANPELMTANVRAICGAMMFSGDQADKKISVLSGGEQSRVLLGKILAHPTNLLMLDEPSNHLDMDSIEIMIEEIKDFAGAVILVTHNEEMLRELANKLIIFHKGTAEFYPGTYEEFLDSIGWEEEMDLAKAGKKAAKKTQKESSPEADKEKEKKLKAVKKEYTALEEEIIKNEETLREKNEEALKLTTLGGSALRINEVYKEIASLQSELEKQNKRLETLLSQMEGA
- a CDS encoding class I SAM-dependent methyltransferase; the protein is MTKHAANPIGTANLKMAFGVEPSNRLFRLRLARYKSLAETVASYVNEHPGALRLLDIGLGSGRSLRFIEGEGADKNIDFSGLDLDPDRLSTVYSPKRWTLYKGDIEKGAPFKDSEFDIVICEQVLEHLVDPAAALREISRVLKKGGLAIIGVPTFPPPITYVRRLYVALTTALLNKKHSHVQTFSSFSILRLLKDNGSFSVLSCHGVRVISGGILSKLEDFEGWYRFNRRLGAALPVICTEVQITAIRK
- a CDS encoding DUF4124 domain-containing protein, with the protein product MTGTGRIFAVFAFCVFFVFAGAGYAAADLYYWTDKDGKLHVTTNKDEVPEAFKEKATHVESKPSAPPPPAFKPSYTPPATASSQPGVETYGDKTAYEWKTLFDGKNERLRNSKDELSGKKQYIEVFERGRRFGQTYEDNEIKAYEAFKKDIPDIEKRIRDVEEELKDLKRDARYYGVPKEIVGD
- a CDS encoding GNAT family N-acetyltransferase, encoding MDIVHTLTEADIDKLVALYSNEYWCKHRTRADVARMLKNTDIIIGVKDGESGLIGFARVLTDYVYRATIYDVIVEKSYRGKNIGKLIVDEIIGHEKLKNLESLDLFCKPEMFEFYEKWGFTTDIGKLTLMRRKRGT
- a CDS encoding DNA internalization-related competence protein ComEC/Rec2, which encodes MRPLVPIAVSFITGLALEAWLGLSVAASVALFVIAFIVFVALAFLSRKNPLSPPIRTPLYPSIALFFSLGLLFASSLVNERTGASIAFIREAAQSRAFVDIEGVIAEKYETRKDGRTRFVIDVRSMGYGQGDMKGAEAKISLSYDGDSGSISRGDIVAFSSRLTLPRNFKTPGGFDYEWWSRRNGIDASAWTRGPGLRKIEDMRSPFAALDSFRTKRAAFIDTLGLENAGIIKALTIGERAGVPSDVERAFRDTGTTHILSISGLHVGLVAAASYFIFLWLLKRSRRLMLEYNVVKLALLLSIFPVLFYGAVSGFSVPSERAVIMAVAALVAAGIGRFRDIYSAAALAALVILVFTPGALWDTSFQLSFAAVIALIVFVPRIMRPSYEKAAESGYTLKSRVVLYAKGMCVVSIVAWIATLPIISAVFHSFTPISVPANLVIVPLAGMLAVPLSLLGVFFSLLYSPLAAVFFHSADILLTLSVRLADFLSSIPYSNMRVTGMSGVEIVLYYCLLAAVVFVTDRRRLAYYFAAIAAVFVFAVVYRHYAYVWPKDFTMTVLDVGQGESILLEFQDRGSGVKTMLIDAGGAYVSSGFDAGERIVAPYLWSRGIKKLDYLVLTHPQQDHMGGMGFIAENFAPSEFWWSGPGRLDTLLENELGKRHVPVSVKNAASEPVYINGTRLEFISPEPGYSGKDVNSASLVFRVNVNDVSFLFTGDIPAKTEAALLKKNIKADVLKIAHHGSRNSSSEVFLNAVAPRFAAISAGYNNAFSFPAEETIESLKKRGIKILRTDIDGAFAVVVDGKAVRAAGLTNAPR